CTAGAGCGCCCGCCACTGGTAGCTTTCATCACGCGGGCAAATTTGGAAGATTTTCTGAGTGGCGTGTAACTACTTGTGCCCGCCACTGCTTTGCTGATTCCAGTGGCGGTTTTGATTTGTTACCCACCACTGCTACTTTTCCAAAATAGCAGTGGCGGGTTCCTGACCGTGCCGCCACTAATTTGAGGCCACCTATAAGCTTTTTCCCAGTAGTGATACTTGGGACGCCAACGTAGGAAACCATTTTCcaatgatagttgtgttgatcacgacagtgcacgactatctcagtGACAGATATGTATCCAACCAGTTGTGCCACAAACACCAAGGATATGTTAAGTGTATGGATGATATACCTTTTCTCCAACTAAGGCAAGGTGCCTCTAATAAAATCTTGTTCAACGGGTAACGAAGGTGGCTTCACAAGAATGACGAGTCGAGAAGTCGCTCATATTTCCTCGACGGGACTACCATTGTCGGTGCCCGAGTGAAGCTACATACAACATCTTGTCTTAATTTGAATTATTTTGTTCGGGATTCCCAAGACCAAAACATATTGTCTTAGTTTGATTCCATACGTGAGATATCCAATCAATTAAAATACTGGTTAAAGGTTTTTTTTTTACCATTGTCGTATCATTTATTCCGAATACAGGGCCAATAGATCATTCCCTTTTCTCGTGCATATGAGAGTTTTTACAATTAAAAAATTGTGTTAATTCAATGTTGGTGAAAACTCCATTGAATCAACTGAAAAATGGATAATGCGGGGAGTATAAGTAAAAATTATTGGCCGTCTCAGAGGAAAAGAAAGTATACATGCTAACGAAGATCGTATTGATTTCCTCTTTTAGTTTTCGTACGTGTAGTTGCTTCAGATCATGAACCTAGTCCATTTCTCTATTACGTGTAATTATTTGAGAATTGTAattttcttttcaagcccttttttCTATTGTTACTTTTTTTCTTGATACAATTCCTTATTTATTCTCTTCTTGTAGACCTTCAAAATCGTTTTTTGGTTATGCAAACCAAAAGGAAGGGTGTTGTATATTTCACAAATATTTGGTATATTTGCCACCTCTCTAACTAGACTTAGGCATCATTCTCATCTCTCTTGTTGCTTACTTTTAGCGAACCAGCTAACCCGTAGGCAGGCCATATAAGCAACATTGTTTGGGCCTGGCCGATTGTTACTCGCGAGAACACTATTGTAGAAACATCATTTTTGTGTGTTTGCAATGAGGGGCCCTCGTGTACATTCATAAAAAATATTATATTTTTAAACAAATTTAAACTTCAATTTGTCTATAAATAAAAGGAAttatttttttgagggaaaaaataAAAGGAATTAACTCCTGGATGGAacacaattttttttaagaaagaaACGCGCATATGTATAATTTGGTCCAACTGATGCACATATGTATTCTGATACGTTACATTACTAGGCCCATGCATATATACGGAATGCAGTTAAAGACGCCGACGTGTTTGGGAGGGCTTACGTGCAATCTGGCCGTTGCCTGATGACTCACTACTAGTTGACTCTGGTAAGGACTGGGTACTGCAACTACTTTCAAAATGTTCGGACAAGACCAGGGACTTGGTAATTATGACGATCTGGCGTATTTGGCAACTCCGAAATGATATAACGCACGGGAAGAATGAGACCCCAGTAAAGGTAACTGTGGATTATCTTGATAGTTATTATAAGTCACTAGATTTGGTGAGGAACTATAGCATGGAGGAGATCATCAAAGGGAAGATGCCGTTGTATGAGGACAGTCGACCAAAGTGTGTAAAAACTACAGAATCCCCCACGCCTTGGCCTCCTCCGCCTATGGGCTGGGTCGCGTTGTCGGTAGACGGTTCATTCTCGAGCCAGGATGGCCGCGCTTCGATCGTCATGGTGCTTCGCAGGGAGAACGGATCTACGATTTTTGTGGCATATAGGTACATTTTCCACTGTAATGATGTCCTGGAAGCGGGAATTCATGCTATTATGCAGTGTATGGCACTGGCCATTCAGCATTTGGACTGCCCAGTTATTGTTCAATCAGACTCTTTAAATGCTCTGGCCATTCTCTCGAGCGACAGTCTCTCCAGGTCGGCCTATGGTCATCTAGCTGCTGAGATTAAAGCTCATATGGTAGTCAGGAAGTTTGTTTCTCTAAAAGTTAGCAGATATCAAAATAGGGTAGCACATCAATTGGCACACTATAGCCGCACTGAAGTTTGTACTGCGGTATGGTTGAACTCGATTCCTGTGTGGTGTGAGGAATTGTTGTCTCGTGATTGTAACCCTCTCGTTGTGAAATAAAACATCCTTTCTCCCTGCAAAAAAAAAGGACGCCGAATTAGTGAAGAAAACTGGATCTGGCTAATCGATGGAATTAGCTAACTAATTAATGCGCAGCCTGGACTACACTGGATGCAATATACGCTGGATCTCTATATATCTTGGCGGCACGTTCAAAATAAGTACGTCTGGTTTTCCTGCCATAACTAAACCAAGAATTAATTGCCGCAATCTATTTGATCTCGAGATGCACTGTCATCCCGTTGTGTAGTGCCACAATCGGCAAGCTTTGACGCCACCGTATCTCTGCTCTGTATGCATGTAAACCGAAGAGCGGCGGCAAGTGGTAACTTCTTTCCACAAACCTCAAGATACTTTGATATATGCCTGGGTGGCTcatttaaatatttatttaatcacaAAGATACTCCAGCCAACACAATATTTGATTTTCCCTGGTGGAACTAGAAAGCGGTGCAGGTCAGATCGATATTTGCATGTGTGAAGCAGCACCGTGATTACGAATGGACGGCGGAGATCGACCGGCCACCCCGATAAATACCCCTGTACCTTGGCCGGGTACAGGGCGCACAACACCACCAAAGCCCCAAGCATCAGCAAGCAACAGAGCTAGCTAGATACATCCTTGACCATAAGCTCCAAGGTTCATAGCTACTCCCCTTCCTCTGTTTCTGCCTTCTTTTTTCTGGCCATGCATGCATACAAGATTGATCGGGATTGTTCCACAAGGCGATATACATCTGAAACTAGTGCATATCTTGATCGGTTTTGATCTAGGCAGCAcagtttttggtttttcttggcaGCCATGCATGTATATGCATCTAGTTTTGCCATTTCTTTCTTGTGTTCTTTGCTTCTTCTTCGTAACTCTCATGCTGTTTTCGGTGCTACATGTTGCACATTATAAACATGGGAAGCATCCATCCATGTACTGTGTAGCTCTCTGTTACATACTGTTGACATCCAAAATACACCGTAGGCTCACATAAGCTATGTTCCTATTCCAAAGTATCTATTTCTttcctctcttttttctcttttcttgaTGTTCCTTTTGTCCTCATAGGCTCACTTATGCAATCTACAATTTTTTTTCCTTGTTCTTGCATCATCGATGCTGCACTATTTTTAGTTTGGTTCCATGCATACAAGATCGAGATTTGTTAAAGGCGCTGCCTATACACGTGTACGGTGAAACTAGTAGTAGTAGTGCATTTGGATCTGTATATTGTTGCCCTGGTTGTTATTGGCAGAAGCCATGCATATGGATCTAGCATGCATGTTGCAGATTTTTTGTGTCTGGAGTAATAGTTTGTGGATTTTTTGTTCATGTTCTTTTTATCCTCGTCTATGtaatctagggggggggggggggggggggggggtcaaagtGTGCATACCTCTGATCTCAGCTTACTCTGCACGCATGCATGATTTTGCAAAACAAATCTTTTAACATATCAGCTAAGATCAATGAACATGTGGATCAAAACAACTAATCTCtttataaattattatttttgcagTTCTTGTAGCTAGTTGATCATGGCATCGTCCCTCAAGGCATTGCTTGTTGATGATATGGCAGTTGAACGCTTGGTTGCCTCCGCCATGCTGCGGAAGTTTCATTGTGAGATCACCATGGCGAAGAATGGGAAAGAAGCTGTTGATATGTTCCTTGAGGGCAACGAGTTTGATATTGTTGTATGTGATAAGGACATGCCCATAATGACCGGTCCTGAGGTATATGCTTAGTTAATTTCCCatttctttctcttccttttttgcTTGAACATAACACATATTTGATGTCACCTCATTCACCCAATATTTCTTGTACATGTTACTTGACAGGCAGTTGAGAAGATCCGTGCTATGGGAGCCACCGATGTGAAGATCGTCGGGGTGTCCGCTGATGATAACGCCATGGAGGCGTTCATGAGTGCCGGCGCTGATGACTTTGTGCCCAAACCAGTGAGGCCTGAAATTCTCGAACCTATGATTCAGGAGGTCATCAATAAAAAGAATAATTAGCGACGGTCTACGGCAATAATCTAGCTTGCTTAATCCCGTCATGAAGAAATTTTAAATGTTCGGCTAGCTCATTTCTGCTAGCTCCAGTCCGCATTATATTATTATTGTCGTGTTGCCGTATTGTTTCGAGGTCATGTTAAAGGTCGGACGCCATTAGCAAGAAGAGCAAGAGAGTCTGCCAACAAATTGATTTTATCTGTAGGTCTTTCAGTTATAATCCGCTAAATTCTGTTAATTTATGCTTCATGGTCTGTGACACGTGCCTGTATGTGTCTCTATCCGGAGGAAAATTATTCGGCTACCAACAAGTGTTTGGTAATTGTTTCATGGGTTGGATTTCTTCTATAGTGTGGTGTACACCTTCGTATAAAGCTAACCAGTGGCCGATTGTAATACTCTTTCTTTAAACATGAGAAAATATGTGAGAATACTATATCATTAGTCACAAAAGAAATGCCAGCCAACATTTGATTTTCCCCGGTGATATATCACCAGCGTGATTTCGAATGGACTGTCAACTTTGGACATCGATCCGCCATGCATCAAGTAACCCTAGAGCTAGGTACCTACATCCTCCACCACAAGCTCCAAGGTCCATCTTCAGCATTGCTCATGAGTTTACCCAGATGATCGCCAGGTCAATGTTGTGAAATTAGGAGAGGATTTTTCTTTTTGCGAATGTTTTTTTAGCAGAGTATAATGAGTGTCCCCATTCGATAGCTCagtttgatcatagtttgagggGTCAATTTATTTTCATGTTACTCTTCCAACTTAATCAATAAAGGCTTCATGTTTTAAAGTAAGGCCGCAGTCTAGCCTTATACCATCGGTTGGGCACATTTCTTAAATTTAAGCAAATATACGAAATGGTCCTCACTTTACCCCGAGAGAAGATGGCATATTATCTGTCTTTGATTTATAAATAAGTGGTTATCACCTACGGTAGGAGATGATACTTTATTGAGTTTCTTATTTATGAACAATGAAAGATACACATAGTGCAATGACAATGATTGTCTCTCCTTTTTCTTTGACCGCAACACCAATAATGCTTTTTTGACCATctaaaatgtaaagaaaaacaaATAAAGTCTTCAGGTATGACAATCTAACGAAAATAAAGATCCGGTTAAAATGCCACCATCCCCGAACTGCTCCCATTTCATTGTGCTATACACATTAACTATAGAGTTAGTCCACTTAGATTAATTTTCTTGCATAAAAACAAAATTTACTAGTTGTTGTGCTATATGTTTCCATAGCAACGTCCGAACATTGAAGTTTGTGGTCCAGTCTTTGATACACTTGCACTGTTAGACTACATTATAAAATTTCTCGTTCTAAATATGATGTTATCTTTCTTGTCTGAAAAGCCATAATAACCACATGCTTTGATTAGCCATATTTATTTTGTGCAAAAGTGCAAGACACATTTTCCAATATATAAATCCAGAGCCAGGAACAAAGGCAATGCAAATTTAGTTTCTGCTACAATGCTTGCTGGCTAAGGTTTGTGATACAATCTCTGAGGGCAACCTCTACAACCACGGATTCTCCTACGTCTTCTCTGACTAACAGAAGGTCAAGCGCGACACCATCCACCCCCAGAAGAAAGCATCTCCCCTCCCCTCATCGACGTCGTAGATAGAGCCTAAGAATGTGTTGGATCTCAATTTGGATCCATATCGGGGATTACAAACTAGCAATGAGGAGGAGGACAAAAGTGGTGATAATGATGATATTGTAATACACTTCTGTGTTGGGAGCAAAGCATGGTAATGGATGCCCACATAAGTGGGGTGCGGCCGGCCTCATAAGGATGTGATATCTGGCAATGGAGGAGTGCTTCCTCTCCATTGAGCAAGAGAGGGCATGGGAGACCAAGGAAGAGACAGACAGGTGGCTCGTCGAAGCTTCTCTTCATATTGGAGATGACACTATGACTATgagaccccccccccctcgaggtGATTCCTTGACGCCAAAGAGATGCGCGGGAGGCCAAGAAAGGAGCCAGAAGCAACGTCAATTAGTATCAAGAGAGGGCCTGGGAGGCCGAGAAAGGACCAATAGTCACAAACAGACTCTTCTCCAATTGCGTCCAAAAAAACATTTGCATGTAGTAAAGGCCTGGGTGAAAAAGAGCCGACTATCTTGTATACACCTTTGAAACTTGACGTGTGCGGTTGACTTGAGATTTGAGTAAGCTTGGTGGTGAATCTTGTCCTTGTGAGTGTTCTTATGGAGCCCACCCCCCTTTGTTCCCCATGTTCTTCGTGTTTTACCTCTAATCCACCTCCAATTGTGATGATCGGGGCACCCCTATAGCTCCCCCCATATCATTTTCTTAGCCTGGAACACGAGGCTTTATATGTCACATGTAGGGTTTCACCTATAAGACCCGTATAACTTCGACTCTCCTTGACCTCAAGACGAACTGATATTCCCATTCAGTGTAATATGTCGAGCAAAGCTGGAGTGGAAAAGGACTTTGTTTTCTGCCATGCAATAAAATCCTACATCAAATGATCATTCAGGGTGATTCGCAAAATTCTTTCAGGATCAAAAGGCAAGAAACTACTAATAATGAAATATGCATCCCATTATGCCAAAGAAGATTCAATGAGCTCATCAACTTTGTTCAAAATAACATGCGACTTCCTAGTCTGTATCTTCCCCGTCGGACTATGTATGACCCAATGATCATCTCATATGGTGATTCTTGTAGCTGACCCAACTCTCCAAATATGACCTATTTTGAAAGCATGTACATTCTATTAAGATCCTATTCAGCAATAGTCTTGAAGTTCTCTGTAGTCTAACATATGTTAATATAGGAAATATAAGTTTCAACAATTTCTCTACCGTATCTACAAATATGGTAGTTAAAATGTTTGTGGTTCCAGGAGTAGTCATCGTTGTGGTGGGTATTCCAGACAAGACGGTGACACATGCCGTATAGGACGCTAACAAGGACCCAACCATGGTCGACACATCCACCACACGCAAATCCCTGACGGGGGGAAAGGAAGAGGGAGTTGTATTGTATGTCATCTGCATTTTGAATCGTAAGTCCCTATCCACACAAGCCTTCGGCAAAGTTGAGGTGATGTCCTGCCCAACGAGTTTGAGACCGCAACCAACACCCATATTTTCAATGCTTTCCTCCTTCGTCTtcccttcatcaccaattccatggcCTAACTACGCTCTGATCAAAGTTCAAGAGATTCTATGGGAAATTATCAATCCGTTTATAGCAAAATCTCATATATATTTTTGTTATCCAAAGTACAACATTTCCTTTTCACTTTTTCTTGATGTTCTTTTTATCCACAGGCATGTGATCTAGGATTTCTTATATAAAAGTGCTTGTTATGTGATCGAAGCATTTCATAAACTACATTGTAGATACTGACTAAGAAAGTGTGTGTACCACTTGCAATAGCTACAAATTTGGATGATTGATTTCAACTTATTGTTCatgtttttgttaaaaaaatctgTTTATTAATTGGCCATGGATGACCAATAACTAATCTACATATTTACTATGTTGGTCATTGGATCCTCTAAGTAGCTGATCATGTCATTCAAGACCTAAATAGCCACATCCTTATCATTGCTTTGCTTAATGAGGATATTGTCGTCGATAACATTATTCTATCAGCGATGCTGCACAAGTTTCACTATGAGACTACTCTGGCCAAGAATGGGAGAGAAGACGTCAATCTTGAGGATGTCTACAATGGTGATAATGATGATATTGTTGAATACACTTCTGTGTTGGGAGCAATGCATGGTAATGGAAGCCCACATAAGGTTGTGATATCTGCCAATGGAGGAGGTGCTTCCTCTCCATTGACCAAGAGAGGGCATGGGAGAGCAAGGAAGATACACATTGTTGGCTCGTTACAAGCTTCTTTTCAGAATGGAGACAACACTATGACTAtgagaccccccccccctcccccccgctccCCCGAGGTTATTTCTCAACACCAAAGAGATGCACGGGAGGCCAAGAAAGGAGCCAGAAGCAACGTCAACAAGTATCTATAGAGGGCTTGGGAGGCCGAGAAAGGACCAACAATCACTAGCAGATTCTTCTCCAATTgggtccaaaaaataaaaaatgcaggCAGTAAAGGCTCGAGAGAAAAAGAGCCGATCATTTTGTATACACCTTTCAAACTTGACGTGTGTACTTGAATTGAGATTTGAGTAGCTTGGTGGTGAATCTTGTCCTTGTGAGTGTTCTTATTGAATCCCCCTCCCCTTTGTTCCCCATGTCGTGTTTTACCTCTAATCCACCTCCAATCGTGATGGTCGGGGCACCCCTATAGCTCCCTCTGTATCATTTTCTTATCTCGGAACACGAGGCATTATATGACACATGCAGGGTTTCACCTATAAGACTCGTACCCCTTCGACTCTCCTTGACCTTGAGACGAATTAATATCCCCATTTACTGTAATATGTCGAGCAAACCGAAGTGGAAAAGGACTTTATTTTGTGCTACGCAACAAAATCCTATGTCAAATGATCATTCGGGGTGATCTGGAAAATACTTTCGAGATCAAAAGGCAAGAAACGACTAATAATGAAAACTTCATCCTGTTATGCCAAAGAAGAGACAATGAGCTCATCAGCTTTGTTCAAAATAACATGCATCGTCGTAGTCTGTATCTTCCCCATCGGACTATGTGTGACCCAATGATCATGTCATATCGTGATTCTTATAGCTGACCCAACTCTCCAAATATGACCTATTTTGAAAGCATGTATATTCTATTAAGATCCTATTTAGCAATAGTCTTGAAGTTCTCTGTAGTCTGACATATGTTAAGATAGGAAATATAAGTTTCAACAATTTCTCAACCGAATGTACTAATATGGTAGTTAAAACGTTTGTGGTTCAAGGAGTAGTCACTGTTGTGGTGGGTATTCCATACAAGACAATGACACACGCTGCATAGGATGATAACAAGGACCCAACCATGGTTGAAACATCCACCAATACAAATCCCTGGCGGGGGAAAGGAAGAGGGAGTTGTACTGTATGTCATCTGCATTTTCAACAGTAGGTCCCTATCCACACAAGCCTTGACAAATTTGCAGGTGATGTCCTAGCTAACGAGATTGAGATCGCAACCAACACCCATATTTTCAATGCCTTCCTCCTTAGTCTtcccttcatcaccaattccatggcCTAACTACAATCTGATCGAAGTTCAAGAGATTCTATGGGAAATTATACATCCGTGTGTAGCAAAATCTCTTATATATTGTTGTTATCCAAAGTACAACATTTCCTTTTGACTTTTTCTTGATGTTCTTTTTATCCACATGCATGTGATCTAGGATTTCTTAGATAAAAATATTTCTTATGTGATCAAAGCATTTCATAAACTACATTGTAGATACTGACTAAGACAGTGTGTGTACCACTTGCAATAGCTACAAATTTTGATGATTGATTTCAACTTATTGTTCATGTTTTTGTTCAAAAAAATCAGTTTATGAATTGGTCATGGATGGCCAATAACTAATCTATATACTTATTATGTTGATCGTTGGATCCTCTAAGTAGCTGATCATGTCATTCAAGACCTAAATAGCCACATCCTTCATCATTGCTTTGCTTGATGAGGATATTGTCGTCGATAACATTATTCTATCACCGATGCTACACAAGTTTCACTATGAGACTACTCTGCCCAAGAATGAGAAAGAAGACGTCGAGCTTGAGGATGTCTACAGCGGTGATAATGATGATATTGTTGAATACAGTTCTGTGCTGGGAGCAAAGCATGGTAATGGACGCCCACATAAGTTGGGTGCGACCGGCCTCATAAGGTCGTGATGTCTGCCAATGGAGGAGGCGCTTCCTCTCCATTGACAAAGAGAGGGCATGGGAGACCAAGGAAGAGACACACTGTTGGCTCATTAGAAGCTTCTTTTCCGAATGGAGACGACACTATGACTatgagaacccccccccccactcccccgaGGTGATTTCCCAACGCCAAAGAGATGCACGGGAGGCCAAGAAACGAGTCAGAAGTAACGTCAACGAGTATCAAGATAGGGCCTGGGAGTCCGAGAAAGGACCAAAAATCACTAGCAGACTCTTCTCCAATTGggtaaaaatataaaaaaatgcagGTAGTAAAGGCCCGAGTGAAAAAGAGCCGATCATTTTGTATACAACTTTGAAACTTGACGCAACAAAATCCTATATCAAATGATCATTCAGGGTGATTCGCAAAATTCTTTCAGGATCAAAAGGCAAGAAACGACTAATAATGAAATATCCGTCCCATTATGTGAAAGACAATTCAGTGAGCTCAGCAACTTTGTCCAAAATAACATGCGCCTTCCTAGTCTGTATCTTCCCTGTCGGACTATCTGTGTCCCAATGATCATCTCATATGTTGATTCTTGTTGCTGACCCAACTCTCCAAATATGACCTATTTTGAAAGCATGTATATTCCATTTAGATCCCATTTAGCAATAGTCTTGAAGTTCTGTGTAATCTGACATATGTTAAGATAGGAAATATAACTTTCAACAATATCTCTACCGAATGTACAAATATGATAGTTAAAATGTTTGTGGTTCAAGGAGTAGTCACTGTTGTGGTGGGTCTTCCAGACAAGACGGTGACACACCTCACATAGGACGCTAACAAGGACCCAACCATGGTCGACACATCCACCACACACAAATCGCTGCGGGGTGAAAGGAAGAGGGAGTTGTACTGTGTGCCATTTGCTTTCTGAACCATAGGTCCCTATCCACACAAGCCTTCGGCAAAGTTGCAGGTGATATCTTGCCCAATGAGTTTGAGACCGCAACCAACACCCATATTTTGAATGCCTTCCTCCTTTGTCTTCCCTTCGTCACCAATGCCATGGCCTAACTACACTCTGGTCGATGTTCACTAGATTCTATGGGAAATAATCCATCCGTGTGTAGCTGAATCTCTTATATAATGTTGTTATCCAAACTACAACATTTCCTTTTGGCTTTTTCTTGATGTTCTTTTCATCCAGAGGCATGTGATCTAGGATTTCATATATAAAAATACTTGTTATGTGACCGAAGCATTTCATAAACTATATTGTAGATACTGACTAAGAAAGTGTGTGTACCACTTGTAATAGCTACAAATTTTGATGATTGATTTCAACTTATTGTTCATGTTCTTGTTCAAAAAATCAGTTTATTAATTGTTCATGGATGACCAATAACTAATCCATATATTTACTATGTTGGTCGTTGGATCCTCTAAGTTAGCTGATCATGTCATTCAAGACCTAAATAGCCACATCCTTCACCATTGCTTTACTTGAAGAGGATATTGTCGTGGATAACATTATTCTATCAGTGATGATGCACGAGTTTCACTATGAGACTACTCTGGCAAAGAATGGGAAATAAGACGTCGAGCTTGAGGATGTCTAGAACGGTGATAATGATGATATTGTTGAATACACTTCTGTGTTGGGTGCAAAGTATGGTAATGGACGCCCACATAATTAAGTTGGGTGCGACTGGCCTCATAAGGTTGTGATGTCTGCCAATGGAGTAGGCGCTTCCTCTCCATTGACAAAGAGAGGGCATGGGATACCAAGGAAGAGACACACTGTTGGCTCGTTAGATGCTACTTTTCAGAATGGAGACGACACTATGACTATgagataacccccccccccccccccccgctcccccGAGGTGATTTCTCAATGCAAAAGAgatgcacggaggccaagaaaggAGTCATATCCAATGTCAACGAGTATCAAGAGAGGGCTGGGAGGCCAAGAAAGGACCAACAATCACTAGCAGACTTTTCTCCGATTgggtccaaaaaataaaaaatgcaggtAGTAAAGGCCCGAGTAAAAAGAGCCTACCATTTTGTATACACCTTTCAAACTTGACATGTGTAGTTGAATTGATATTTGAGTAGCTTGGTGGTGAATCTTGTCCTTGTGAGTGTTCCAATTGAGTCCCCTCCCCTTTGTTCCCCATGTCGTGTTTAACCTCTAATCCACCTCCAATCATGATGATCGGGGCACCCCTATAGCTCCCTCCGTATCATTTTTTAGCTTGGAACACGAGGCATTATATGTCACATGCAGGGTTTCACCTATAGGACTCGTATCCCTTCGACTATCCTTGACCTCGAGATGAATTAATATTCCCATTCAGTGTAATATGTCGAGCAAACTGAAGTGGAAAAGGAGTTTGTTTTGTGCCATGCAACAAAATCCTATGTCAAATGATCATTCAGGGTGATTCGCAAAATTCTTTTAGGATCAAAAGGCAAGAAACGACTAATAATAAAATATTCATCCCATTATGCCAAAGAAGATTCAATGAGCTCATCAACTTTGTTCAAAATAACATGTGTCTTCCTAATCTATATGTTCCCGTCGGACTATGTGTGTCCCAATGATAATCTCATATGTTGATTCTATAGCTGACCCAACTCTCCAAATATGGCCTAGTTTGAAAGCATGTATATTCTATTAAGATTCTATTTAGCAATAGTTTAGTCTGACATATGTTAAGATTGGAAATATAAGTTTCAACAATTTCTCTACCGAATGTACAAATATGGTAGTTAAAATGTTTGTGGTTCAAGGAGTAGTCACAGTTGTGCTGGGTATTGCAGACAAGACGGTGACACACGTCGCATAGGAGGTTAACAAGGACCCAACCATGGTCGACTCATCCACCACAC
This DNA window, taken from Triticum aestivum cultivar Chinese Spring chromosome 1D, IWGSC CS RefSeq v2.1, whole genome shotgun sequence, encodes the following:
- the LOC123179741 gene encoding two-component response regulator ORR42-like; the encoded protein is MASSLKALLVDDMAVERLVASAMLRKFHCEITMAKNGKEAVDMFLEGNEFDIVVCDKDMPIMTGPEAVEKIRAMGATDVKIVGVSADDNAMEAFMSAGADDFVPKPVRPEILEPMIQEVINKKNN